Proteins encoded by one window of Mercenaria mercenaria strain notata chromosome 4, MADL_Memer_1, whole genome shotgun sequence:
- the LOC128556244 gene encoding E3 ubiquitin-protein ligase XIAP-like, translated as MDRYPGISNGRHKNPDYSMATERLATLTDVATFKDWSTNGISIEELSSAGFYATGSRDSVKCFYCGGGMQHWQQEDDPWLEHARHFPDCDFLKLHVEEEFIKRANYVDGKDAMESTCGQVKKRLVPDQLIDDLYSKASLLLMDKGNKQEIVEHAIERAREKHGSGDLRASDILNALLESETFTTPCSKDAFSSSRPTNYMNLSNGHAERLVHVPVSLGDSFSGPLGEKTYADDALNTARLELFLDLVYTGNSAFPIRVKIPE; from the exons ATGGATCGTTATCCTGGAATATCAAATGGAAGACACAAGAATCCTGATTATTCCATGGCAACGGAAAGACTGGCAACACTCACAGACGTGGCAACATTCAAAGACTGGTCAACAAATGGGATCTCTATTGAAGAATTATCGAGTGCGGGATTTTATGCTACAG GAAGCCGAGACTCTGTAAAATGTTTTTACTGCGGAGGAGGGATGCAACACTGGCAACAGGAGGATGATCCTTGGCTAGAGCATGCAAGACATTTTCCAGATTGTGACTTTTTAAAGCTACATGTAGAAGAAGAGTTTATAAAAAGGGCAAACTATGTGGATGGAAAAGATGCAATG GAATCAACATGTGGGCAGGTGAAAAAACGTCTTGTTCCTGATCAGCTAATAGACGATTTGTACAGTAAGGCATCCTTGCTGCTTATGGACAAAGGGAACAAGCAAGAGATTGTTGAACATGCGATTGAAAGAGCAAGAGAAAAGCATG gTAGCGGGGATTTAAGGGCTTCCGATATTCTCAATGCTCTACTTGAAAGCGAGACGTTTACCACGCCCTGTAGCAAAGACGCATTTTCTTCTTCACGACCAACCAACTATATGAATTTGTCAAATGGCCACGCGGAACGACTAGTACATGTTCCTGTCAGTTTGGGGGATAGTTTCTCTGGGCCTTTAGGTGAAAAGACATATGCTGATGATGCACTCAATACTG CGAGGCtggagctatttttggatctcgtctatacaggtaactccgcctttccgatacgagtaaaaattcctgaatga